Part of the Camelus bactrianus isolate YW-2024 breed Bactrian camel chromosome 6, ASM4877302v1, whole genome shotgun sequence genome, TGGTCTTAAATACCTCACCATTGGAAAGACAGAACCTGTCAAAAGGAGTGAAGAGGGGCAGGACAggcaaggaaaagagaagagagacagaaggggagaggtgatgagagaaggggagaggtgaTGAGAGAAGGAGCCAAAAAAGAGGGAGCTTGCCTCCTGTTCTGCCCTCTCTATCTGGGTTCAACCCTCTTTCCCTGAttacagggaaggggaggggcacagAGCGTTCCAGGGGAGTGAGCTGCATGTGGTTCCCAGGGAGCCTTGGGCTGGGTTAAGGTGACAACCCCAGGGTCTGgattgcccctccctccctgccttttcccactCTGGGACctcaggggtgggaggaggcagaagtAGTGAACCAGCGGGGTGAGCCTTGCCCCTGCCTGCTTTCTATTCTGGACCATTTTCTCAAAAGAAGTGACAAACCCTTTCTCCTTGATAAGGGGCCATCTCCTTACCCAGGTGGTGCTCTTTCTCTTCCAGCCTGTTTCCTGTTCCTGCACACAGGGGCCGCCCATGGGCCACCTCTCCTGGATCGCTCACTTGCAACGAGACACAGACCCACACTCAGCTCTGCATTTGGAGATGCACCCTCTTAAGCCTGAATCAATCAAACACTTGAACCCTGGGCAAAAGTTGCCCTTCCTCCTGTGCTCCTCCAGTACTAGGCTGGCCCAGGGGTCCCTGACCTCTGGTTATCATTCCCAGAGTCCTACACCTCCTCCCCTGAGGCTAAGAAGTGGGTGAAGGATGAAAAGCTGCTGTGGAGGCCCCCGGCCAGATTCCCAGACCTTGGCTGTTCTGGGCACATTTCTGCAacactccccttcctccccccaaccccaatcATCCCCTAAAGGATGGAGCCTGGAGGTCTCTGTCTGGCCAGCTTCTGCCTAGAGGAATTCTTAGCCTGAGGTGCAGGGTTGGGGCTCAGGACTGGGCTGGATGCTGGCAAGACAGGTGTCCAGGAAGGGGAAAGGTGCTGGTCATTTGAGACTGGAAGCTCTAGGagtgagacagaaaaagaaagttcagGAACATTCCTTCAGGCCCCATCTCCTAGATCAACCGTGCTTTCTCCCTCACttggcctggggaggggagggtggggcggCGTCCCTCCCAGAGCTGTCAGCCTGCATCTCCAAGTCAGGGCTcacaggggagcagaggggaacAGGAGAAGCAGGAGACAACGTGCTAAGCCAGCAGTTCCCACTGGCACAGCCAGCTCCCTCTTTTCTTCATGCCCTAGAGGGAGCTTCTGGAAGGAGAGGCTGGAGATGgtgcaggaaaatggggcacgAAAGGATGGCCATGGCCCAGGTCTTGGGCGAGTCCCCGGGATGTGCTCTGCCAAGTGAGGGTctttggcttcatgcaggaaagaattcaagagccagCCAAAGTAGAGTGAAAGTAGATTATTCAGGAAGACACACACActtcatagacagagtgcaggctgtctcagaaggccagagagagagagaaagtatgCTTGGGGATGGGGATGCTGGGttattagtttttatgggctcaggagcttcatatgctaacaaatgggaggattattccaactactttggggaaggggcgcagattcccaggaattgggccacgcCCACTTTGGGCCTTTGATGGCCTGCCTCAGAccgtcatggcgcctgtgggtgtgttatTTCATacgctaatatattacaatgagcacgtaatgaggctcaaggtcgaCTGGGAATTGACTCTTCccccatcttgggcctagttgggttttaaccagtttatgtcctatccttaattgctgtgtcattcttttaacgGTTGTCTCCTGCCCCTCTTCCTACCTGTCTCAGAGAGAAGGCAAAGGAATGAGGGGAGAATTCTGGAAGCAGCCATGACAGGCCCGAAAGCCTGAGCACACGGCCTGGCAAGTAGGGCCAGAGGGGGCTCGGCGGGGCCAGCTTCCTGGGCTCAGCACTCCAGGCCCGGGGGCTCCTTGGGTTTCCTTCTTCCCTGGACACCAGGCTGGAACATGGCCCAGCTGCCCTCTCCCCCACATCACTCCCCAGAGGCCTGGTAGCAAGAAGCCCTGGGAGAGAGACTGTGCTGAAGGAGCGCAGCTCTGGAATGGAGGGCCTGGATCCCAGCCTCATCTCTGCACTGACGGTGTGGCCTGGAGCGAGTCACATAACCCTTCGAAACTGCTTCCTCTTCTGTCAAGTGAGGATAACTTTTACCTCAAAGAGTTTTCATAAAAACTGCTTTCAGTAAAGGAGTCATCATCATAGTCATTATGTTTGAGTTGGGGGGGGGCGGTGGTGGAGGAGGAAAGCTGATGCGGGAGGCCCATCACCACCGCCCCCCTCAACCTGGTGACCATGCTGCAtggtccctgcccctccccacctgggcCCTCTGGGCTGCTATCCCCACctcattcccctcccccatcccccctcACCAAGGTGAGAAAGTGACAAAGACTCTGAAACCGAGCTGAGCACTAAAACGGGAGGAAGAGAGACAGGGGATAGGATGGGGAAAAGCGGAAAGGAGGATGGCAAGAAAAGAGGGTCTAGCACCTAGCACAGCATCTGGCGTGCAGCCGGTgcaataagtatttgctgaaagAAGGACTTGGTGCTGAGGAGGCTGAATCAATCTATTGGGCGCCAACAGGAACATGTCGGACAAAGCCATCAATAGCTCTgggaggagaaaggaatggaGTCTTGGAACACATGAAGCTGGCAACTCATAAGAGCAGGAGCCAGACTGCTGTAAGTCTGCTCCCcctgcagccccacctcccacccacttcCTGGGCTGGGCCCCCCAGGTCCTGCGGCTGCTCACAGCGTCTCAATCTCTGCGGGCATCCTGGAGTCTCCCGGTGCCGGTGCCGGTGCCGGTGCCGGTgccggccccggccccgcagACGGTTCTCCAACTTCGCCAGCTCTGTCTGGggtggcctcctcctccccctccttctctggCCCCGGAAGCTTCTGCAGCTCCGAGTACAGCACCCAGGCATCGTTGCGGGACACATACTCCCATCCACTCTCCCGCACGTGGAAGAGGTCTACGCAGCCCCCCGAGTAGGCATCGCGGTGGGTGGCGTGGGCCACGGCGCGGCGGGCCAGGGTGTAGGCTTCCTGGGTGCTCATGTCGTAGCGGTAGCCGCGATCTAGCACGCCGTAGGCGTAGGGAGATCCAGAGCCCACCGAGAAGATGTTCCCCTGCAGGAGGGTGCCGTCGCTGTAGACGTAGAAGAGGGCAGGGCCGGAGCGGTCCCAGCCGCAGAGGGCAGTGGCCACGCACAGATCCAAACCCCGATAGCGCGACATCATGACCGATAAGAGTTTGGCGGCGCCGGCCACACTGGGCAGCTGACCCTCCCTCAGGGCCCGCAGCCGCAGCTCGCGCCGCAGCACCCGGTACCACGTGACGCAGTCGGCTGAGGTGCCAGAGGTGGTGCCCAGGAGGTGCTGGTGCACAGGGATGACCTTGCGTGAGGCTGGACACTCCACGTAGTTGCCACAGGAAGACCGCGTGTCCGCCGCAGCAATGACTCCGTGACGGAAGCGGAAGGCCAGCGTGGTGGTGCCGTGGGCCAGCCTGGGGCCGTGGATCTGCAGGAAGGTTTGTGGGTCACAGCCCCGGGGCACAGCCCAGACCCCCACCTGAGGTAGGTGAGGTGAGGCTCCCTGGGTGTCCAGGGCTTGCCATTCGCACACATCCTGCAGAGCCATCCCTGGAGCCAAGTAAAGGTTGAAAGGAGCGACGCAGAGATTTGTGAGCTGGGTCAGGTGTGGAAAGAGAGACACTAAGGAGAAGCTGGGCTGTAGCCAGAACCAGCGACGAAGGCTTGTGATCTGTGGCTTCACTTCTACCTAACTCCAAATCTGGCTTTGGGACTGGCTGATGGAGCAGAacgccctccccaaccccctccccaacccccacccctccccagggctgctgaCGGGAGACAGGAGGGAGACCAGTAGTCTCCAGCGCTGGGGGGACGCTGCCCATGACATGCCTGAGTGTCACCCAAGGAGTCTCCTGTCCATCACCCTCCAAGCACCTGGAGCTGGATGGGGGCTGGGTCACTGGAAAGGAAAAGAGGCGCCAGTGGAAGGAGCAGAACTGGGTTCCTTCTGTTTTTCCTGTGAGGGGCACTGGGCAGGCAAAGATAAATAAGGCCCTGTGCTTCCCGGAATGGGCTCCCAGCCTGGGAAAAAGTGAAGACAGGGAAAAAGTGAAGACAAGTCAGCGCAACGGCGCAGTGAGAGTAGAGAGCCGTGGCCCCACCACGGCCCGGGTCCCTGATGCTGAGCTCTCTCCTCAAGGAGATGGGCCCAGGGAACAACGCTCAGCTCACACTTTCACTTCTAGGTCAAGGTGGGGAAAGAGAAACGGACTAGAGCAAGAGAGCCTTGTATGGGGTGCTGAGATACCTTCAGAAAGGCAGGGTACTGTGGGGCCAGGTGAAGGGGAACTGGAACCTGGAGgtctttttctcctctgccttGGGGGTGAACATGGCCTTCCATCTGCATACAGAGATGGCATTCCTGACAGCTCTCCGGCAGTGTAGCTTCTCTAACTGGTGTTAAGGTTCTGAAGATGTAGATGAAAGGATCTAGTGACTTTCTCTCTCCTAGTCCCCCTTCTGCCCAATAGTTCACAAGGGCAAAAAACTGGTTTGTATTTCCAAGGCAGGAGAAACGACTGACTTTGACACCATAATGCTGCATCTAAGTCTTAGACCAACTAGGGGTGGACCCTGACAGCTGGCCTTTCATTAAGACAAAGTAGACTGGGGCAGAGTGACAAGCTACAACACTCCCAGCACCATATAGAGTATATTTTACTGAACATTATAGCTCAAAAGGGTGTGGTGGGAAGGTGTTTATTCAAAGCAACAGAACTACACGCAAAGGAAAGAGCCCAGACCCTCCAGACACCATGATGTGAGGGCTGTGGCATCATAGTTTCCTGGAGTCTCAGGACTAAGGGCAAGTGTAACGTGTCATGGGAAGACTGGAGAAACCAGGAGGTCACACTAAGGTCCAGCCAGTCCTTTGTGTAGGAACACATGGGGATCTTCCTGAAGAGATAAGAATGTCTCTAAACAGAGACTAAGTCGTAGTCTTAGACTCTTTATATGTGGATGGCTGGCCACATCCCTAGGTCAGGCCATTATTAAGTCAGATCGGGACAGATGAGTGGTCTAGTAATTGGCCACCCTCCAGCGTCCCCCTCTAATCTTATCCTCCACAGCATCATGATTTCCTAAGGTAACCCTCAAACCCCACGTCTCTTCTACTAAGAAACTTTGACGGGCTACTAGATCAAATCCACCTTCTCCAGCCCAGGCTGGCATTTAAGGCCCACCACTCTCCAATCCTAATCCATCGACCACAACCTCTTTTCACACTATTTCTAACATGTTTCCCAGCTCTCCATCTTTCTGAATCCTATCTTTCCAAGTCTGGCTTAAGGATAACCTATTCTGAAAATCCTTCCCAGGTACGAGCTGAGAGAGGAGAGGCTGTAGGTTTGAGGACCAATGGGATCCAAGTGGTATTTAAAGAAACGAATCCAGAC contains:
- the PSMB11 gene encoding proteasome subunit beta type-11; translated protein: MALQDVCEWQALDTQGASPHLPQVGVWAVPRGCDPQTFLQIHGPRLAHGTTTLAFRFRHGVIAAADTRSSCGNYVECPASRKVIPVHQHLLGTTSGTSADCVTWYRVLRRELRLRALREGQLPSVAGAAKLLSVMMSRYRGLDLCVATALCGWDRSGPALFYVYSDGTLLQGNIFSVGSGSPYAYGVLDRGYRYDMSTQEAYTLARRAVAHATHRDAYSGGCVDLFHVRESGWEYVSRNDAWVLYSELQKLPGPEKEGEEEATPDRAGEVGEPSAGPGPAPAPAPAPAPGDSRMPAEIETL